The following are encoded in a window of Saccharothrix longispora genomic DNA:
- a CDS encoding proline-rich domain-containing protein gives MTHPGGGGEWPPQNNPYGQPQQPGYQQGGYPQQQPGYQQAGPQFQQGGYQQTGPQGFPQQGFPQQGFPQQGFPQQGFGQPPVGYGGEPPKKKRTGLVVTAVVAVLVLAAGTVGTVWALRSSDDVAAGSENPSTAANNLLSALGSGDVLGIMNGLAPAEAALSKDYTEATVSEAKRLEILKKDADPNKLSGVEIKSEGIKFDEAAAEKVNDHLTINKVVEGRITITSDVKQIPLTDKLVDALGAELDRAAPQTETLDFAKVKDERKGKPIGIATIKVGDEWYPSLFYTIAHAALEEEGLKWPAQGIAPAGAGSAGDAAKQFVEKALDSDVEGVIALLPPDEMGVLQDLGPVILDQVGKTAASGAKLVELETDTRDVTGGVQVTVRRLVLEVKGERGEITRDGDCYTAKAEGQTQRLCADEITQLVEQQAGRNVPAAAIDVIGRVGAQVLKDGVGVVATEVDGKWYVSPFRTYSEIFLTLMRGLEPKDLDELLKAIK, from the coding sequence GTGACCCACCCAGGTGGCGGCGGCGAGTGGCCGCCGCAGAACAACCCCTACGGCCAGCCCCAGCAGCCCGGGTACCAGCAGGGTGGCTACCCGCAGCAGCAGCCCGGCTACCAGCAGGCGGGTCCCCAGTTCCAGCAGGGCGGCTACCAGCAGACCGGCCCGCAGGGCTTCCCGCAGCAGGGCTTCCCGCAGCAGGGTTTCCCCCAGCAGGGCTTCCCGCAGCAGGGTTTCGGCCAGCCGCCCGTCGGCTACGGCGGCGAACCGCCGAAGAAGAAGCGCACCGGCCTGGTCGTGACCGCGGTCGTCGCCGTCCTCGTGCTCGCCGCGGGCACGGTCGGCACGGTGTGGGCGCTGCGCAGCTCCGACGACGTCGCGGCGGGCTCGGAGAATCCCTCCACCGCGGCGAACAACCTGCTCAGCGCGCTGGGCAGCGGTGACGTGCTGGGCATCATGAACGGCCTGGCGCCCGCCGAGGCGGCGCTGAGCAAGGACTACACCGAGGCCACCGTCAGCGAGGCCAAGCGGCTGGAGATCCTGAAGAAGGACGCCGACCCGAACAAGCTCAGCGGCGTCGAGATCAAGAGCGAGGGCATCAAGTTCGACGAGGCCGCCGCGGAGAAGGTCAACGACCACCTGACGATCAACAAGGTGGTCGAGGGCAGGATCACGATCACCTCGGACGTCAAGCAGATCCCGTTGACCGACAAGCTGGTCGACGCGCTGGGCGCGGAGCTGGACCGGGCCGCGCCGCAGACCGAGACGCTGGACTTCGCCAAGGTGAAGGACGAGCGCAAGGGCAAGCCGATCGGCATCGCGACCATCAAGGTCGGTGACGAGTGGTACCCGAGCCTCTTCTACACCATCGCGCACGCCGCGCTGGAGGAAGAGGGCCTGAAGTGGCCGGCCCAGGGCATCGCGCCCGCCGGCGCGGGTTCGGCCGGCGACGCCGCGAAGCAGTTCGTGGAGAAGGCGCTCGACTCCGACGTCGAGGGTGTCATCGCCCTGCTGCCGCCCGACGAGATGGGCGTGCTCCAGGACCTCGGCCCGGTCATCCTCGACCAGGTCGGCAAGACGGCCGCGAGCGGCGCGAAGCTCGTCGAGCTGGAGACGGACACCAGGGACGTCACCGGCGGCGTGCAGGTGACCGTCCGCAGGCTCGTGCTGGAGGTCAAGGGCGAGCGGGGCGAGATCACCCGTGACGGCGACTGCTACACGGCCAAGGCCGAGGGCCAGACGCAGCGGCTGTGCGCGGACGAGATCACGCAGCTGGTGGAGCAGCAGGCCGGCCGCAACGTCCCGGCGGCGGCGATCGACGTCATCGGGCGGGTCGGCGCGCAGGTGCTCAAGGACGGCGTCGGCGTCGTCGCCACCGAGGTGGACGGCAAGTGGTACGTCAGCCCGTTCCGCACCTACAGCGAGATCTTCCTGACGCTGATGCGCGGTCTGGAGCCCAAGGACCTGGACGAGCTGCTGAAGGCGATCAAGTAG
- a CDS encoding ATP-binding cassette domain-containing protein, with translation MRLDRIGKRYGRGPWVLRDFTLDVDPGEVVALRGGNGSGKSTALRVAAGVTAPSSGRVERGPSVGYVPERFPTGVRLSAHDYLRHLAAVRGVPVRRELLDDLGFVGDPDAPLATLSKGNAQKVALVQALHATDLLVLDEPWSGLDAAAGAVLVELVAASGAAVVLTDHHGHDVPGMREVALGSVRAGGVVIELDRVGESLPLISGLEGVSEARAVGGGARVEVRSGCSDGVLAEALRLGCSVRSVRS, from the coding sequence GTGCGCCTTGATCGAATCGGCAAGCGCTACGGCCGCGGGCCGTGGGTGCTGCGCGACTTCACGCTCGACGTCGACCCCGGGGAGGTGGTGGCGCTGCGCGGCGGCAACGGGTCGGGCAAGTCCACCGCGCTGCGCGTCGCGGCCGGGGTCACCGCCCCGTCGTCCGGACGCGTCGAGCGCGGCCCGTCGGTCGGGTACGTGCCCGAGCGCTTCCCGACCGGGGTGCGGCTGTCCGCGCACGACTACCTGCGCCACCTGGCCGCCGTGCGCGGCGTGCCCGTGCGCCGGGAACTGCTCGACGACCTCGGTTTCGTCGGCGACCCGGACGCGCCGCTGGCCACCCTGTCCAAGGGCAACGCGCAGAAGGTCGCGCTGGTCCAGGCCCTGCACGCCACCGACCTGCTGGTCCTCGACGAGCCGTGGTCCGGCCTCGACGCGGCGGCCGGCGCGGTGCTGGTGGAGCTGGTGGCGGCCTCCGGGGCGGCCGTCGTGCTCACCGACCACCACGGGCACGACGTGCCCGGCATGCGCGAGGTGGCGCTCGGCTCGGTGCGCGCGGGCGGCGTGGTGATCGAACTCGACCGGGTCGGGGAGTCGCTCCCGCTGATCAGCGGTCTGGAAGGGGTTTCGGAGGCGCGGGCGGTCGGTGGCGGCGCGCGCGTCGAGGTGCGGTCCGGCTGCAGCGACGGCGTGCTCGCCGAGGCGCTGCGGCTGGGCTGCTCGGTGCGGAGCGTGCGGTCGTGA
- a CDS encoding aconitate hydratase — MSPDGVPVTAPASKDSFGARGTLTVGDASYEVFRLSAVDGAERLPYSLKILLENLLRTEDGANITADHVRALAGWDPSAEPDTEIQFTPGRVVMQDFTGVPCVVDLATMREAVTQLGGDPTKVNPLAPAELVIDHSVIADIFGRPDAFELNVDLEYERNRERYQFLRWGQTAFDEFKVVPPGTGIVHQVNIEHLARVVMVRNGQAYPDTLVGTDSHTTMVNGIGVLGWGVGGIEAEAAMLGQPVSMLIPRVVGFKLHGELPAGATATDLVLTITEMLREHGVVGKFVEFYGSGVGAVPLANRATIGNMSPEFGSTCAIFPIDGETIDYLKLTGRSAEQLALVEAYAKEQGMWHDPSVEPVYSESLELDLSTIVPSIAGPKRPQDRIELTAAKSAFRQALGAYVSDDVTGGEERKPGVPQNTQPYGADSPVDEASAESFPASDPPALSDGDEGGAPRVVHTAAEGAQGRPSNPVKVSLDGAEFELDHGAVAIAAITSCTNTSNPSVMIGAALLAKKAVEKGLERKPWVKTTLAPGSKVVMDYYERAGLMPYLEKLGFHLVGYGCTTCIGNSGPLQDEISAGIAHGDLAAVSVLSGNRNFEGRINPDIKMNYLASPPLVVAYALAGSMDKDITTEPLGTDQNGEPVYLADIWPSPQEISEVVAASISPEGFTKGYADVFAGDQRWQSLPTPTGKTFEWAEDSTYVRKPPYFEGMEMEPAPVTEIGGARVLALLGDSVTTDHISPAGAIKVDSPAGEYLTEHGVERKDFNSYGSRRGNHEVMIRGTFANIRLRNLLLADENNGQGVQGGFTRNFLEEGAPQTTIYDASVAYAEAGVPLVVLAGKEYGSGSSRDWAAKGTSLLGVRAVIAESFERIHRSNLIGMGVLPLQFPNGETASSLGLDGTETFDFTGITALNDGDTPRTVHVTAAKGDGSKVEFDAVVRIDTPGEADYYRNGGIMQYVLRKMVRG; from the coding sequence ATGTCACCAGATGGAGTTCCCGTGACTGCACCAGCGAGCAAGGACAGCTTCGGCGCCCGCGGCACGCTCACCGTCGGCGACGCCTCGTACGAGGTGTTCCGGCTGAGCGCGGTCGACGGCGCGGAGCGCCTGCCCTACAGCTTGAAGATCCTGCTGGAGAACCTGCTCCGCACCGAGGACGGCGCGAACATCACCGCCGACCACGTGCGGGCCCTCGCCGGCTGGGACCCGTCGGCCGAGCCGGACACGGAGATCCAGTTCACCCCGGGCCGCGTGGTGATGCAGGACTTCACCGGCGTGCCCTGCGTGGTCGACCTGGCCACCATGCGCGAGGCCGTCACCCAGCTGGGCGGCGACCCGACGAAGGTCAACCCGCTGGCCCCGGCCGAGCTGGTCATCGACCACTCGGTCATCGCCGACATCTTCGGCCGCCCGGACGCGTTCGAGCTGAACGTGGACCTGGAGTACGAGCGCAACAGGGAGCGCTACCAGTTCCTGCGCTGGGGGCAGACCGCGTTCGACGAGTTCAAGGTCGTCCCGCCGGGCACCGGCATCGTGCACCAGGTGAACATCGAGCACCTGGCCCGCGTCGTCATGGTCCGCAACGGCCAGGCGTACCCGGACACCCTGGTGGGCACCGACAGCCACACCACCATGGTCAACGGCATCGGCGTGCTCGGCTGGGGCGTCGGCGGCATCGAGGCCGAGGCCGCGATGCTCGGCCAGCCCGTGTCGATGCTGATCCCGCGCGTCGTCGGCTTCAAGCTGCACGGCGAGCTGCCCGCCGGGGCCACCGCCACCGACCTGGTGCTGACGATCACCGAGATGCTGCGCGAGCACGGCGTCGTCGGCAAGTTCGTCGAGTTCTACGGCTCGGGCGTCGGCGCGGTGCCGCTGGCCAACCGCGCCACCATCGGCAACATGAGCCCCGAGTTCGGCTCGACCTGCGCGATCTTCCCGATCGACGGCGAGACCATCGACTACCTGAAGCTGACCGGCCGCTCGGCCGAGCAGCTGGCGCTGGTCGAGGCGTACGCCAAGGAGCAGGGCATGTGGCACGACCCGTCGGTCGAGCCGGTGTACTCCGAGTCCCTGGAGCTGGACCTGTCGACGATCGTCCCGTCGATCGCCGGCCCCAAGCGCCCCCAGGACCGCATCGAGCTGACCGCCGCCAAGTCGGCGTTCCGGCAGGCGCTCGGCGCGTACGTCAGCGACGACGTCACCGGCGGCGAGGAGCGCAAGCCGGGCGTCCCGCAGAACACGCAGCCCTACGGCGCCGACTCGCCGGTGGACGAGGCGTCCGCCGAGTCGTTCCCGGCCAGCGACCCGCCCGCCTTGTCCGACGGTGACGAGGGCGGCGCGCCGCGCGTCGTCCACACCGCCGCCGAGGGCGCCCAGGGCCGCCCGTCCAACCCGGTGAAGGTGAGCCTGGACGGCGCCGAGTTCGAGCTGGACCACGGCGCGGTCGCGATCGCCGCGATCACCTCGTGCACCAACACCTCGAACCCGTCGGTGATGATCGGCGCGGCGCTGCTCGCGAAGAAGGCCGTGGAGAAGGGCCTGGAGCGCAAGCCGTGGGTGAAGACCACCCTGGCGCCGGGCTCCAAGGTCGTCATGGACTACTACGAGCGCGCCGGCCTCATGCCGTACCTGGAGAAGCTGGGCTTCCACCTGGTCGGCTACGGCTGCACCACGTGCATCGGCAACTCCGGCCCGCTCCAGGACGAGATCTCGGCGGGCATCGCCCACGGCGACCTCGCCGCGGTGTCGGTGCTGTCGGGCAACCGGAACTTCGAGGGCCGGATCAACCCGGACATCAAGATGAACTACCTGGCGTCCCCGCCGCTCGTGGTGGCGTACGCGCTGGCCGGCTCGATGGACAAGGACATCACCACCGAGCCGCTGGGCACCGACCAGAACGGCGAGCCGGTGTACCTGGCCGACATCTGGCCGTCGCCGCAGGAGATCTCCGAGGTCGTCGCCGCGTCGATCTCGCCGGAGGGCTTCACCAAGGGCTACGCCGACGTGTTCGCCGGCGACCAGCGCTGGCAGTCGCTGCCCACGCCGACCGGCAAGACGTTCGAGTGGGCGGAGGACTCCACCTACGTGCGGAAGCCCCCGTACTTCGAGGGCATGGAGATGGAGCCGGCCCCGGTGACCGAGATCGGCGGCGCGCGCGTGCTGGCGCTGCTGGGCGACTCGGTGACCACCGACCACATCTCCCCGGCCGGCGCGATCAAGGTCGACTCGCCCGCGGGCGAGTACCTCACCGAGCACGGCGTCGAGCGCAAGGACTTCAACTCCTACGGCTCGCGACGCGGCAACCACGAGGTCATGATCCGCGGCACGTTCGCCAACATCCGGCTGCGCAACCTGCTGCTCGCCGACGAGAACAACGGGCAGGGCGTGCAGGGCGGCTTCACCCGCAACTTCCTGGAGGAGGGCGCGCCGCAGACCACGATCTACGACGCGTCGGTGGCCTACGCCGAGGCCGGCGTGCCGCTGGTGGTGCTGGCGGGCAAGGAGTACGGCTCCGGCTCGTCGCGCGACTGGGCCGCGAAGGGCACCTCGCTGCTGGGCGTGCGCGCCGTCATCGCCGAGTCGTTCGAGCGCATCCACCGCTCCAACCTGATCGGCATGGGCGTCCTCCCGCTCCAGTTCCCGAACGGCGAGACCGCGTCGTCGCTCGGCCTGGACGGCACCGAGACGTTCGACTTCACCGGCATCACCGCGCTGAACGACGGCGACACGCCGCGCACGGTGCACGTGACCGCCGCGAAGGGCGACGGCTCGAAGGTGGAGTTCGACGCGGTGGTCCGCATCGACACCCCCGGTGAGGCCGACTACTACCGCAACGGCGGCATCATGCAGTACGTGCTCCGCAAGATGGTCCGCGGCTAG
- a CDS encoding pectate lyase family protein, with the protein MRRTTALAIAATLIGGVTTAITATTPAAAAEASPIGFASVNALGRNGTTGGAGGATVTVSTASAFISAVKSSAPMIIQVNGTIPLSGMQDVASDKTIIGVGTAGRITGGGLDVDGTSNVIIRNLTFTGAGDDAINITDGAHHVWVDHNDISGASDGALDVKRGSDYVTVSWNRFHDQTKNSLVGHSDGNGGQDRGKLRITYHHNLFDGTAERNPRVRFADPVHVFNNYYRNIRGTDSYGAATAMDAGVLVEGNYFDNVAAPTKIQIFESDPGRLVQRNNVFVNSGAPESDGTVVEPRTYYQYSVDDPNTVPASVGAGAGVGKLGNPTPDTTAPSAPSGLRATASTSSSITLGWTASTDDVGVTGYTVHRQGGAQVGTSSTPGFTATGLAANTDHTFYVVARDAAGNTSPASGAVTARTADGPVPPTGGPVGFASVNALGQNGTTGGAGGPEVTVTNAADFIANIKADGPRVVRVQGLITLPAGMYDVSSDKTIIGVGSASGITGGGLNVGLPVSNATSPPANAVHNVIIRNMVFRGANDDSINVQMFSHHIWIDHNDLSAGKDGLIDIKRGSSYVTVSWNHTHNHTKNMLLGHDDGNGAQDIGYLKVTYHHNWFDKTPQRNPRVRFGNPVHVFNNYFFDNSDVGVACQAQAGCWVEGNHFDDVEEPMTTSYAGPKGNIVQKDNLFTGESGNPVVGGSVQDPRTYYQYTTDPAANVKALVTAGAGTGRI; encoded by the coding sequence GTGAGGAGAACAACCGCGTTGGCGATCGCCGCGACGCTCATCGGCGGGGTCACCACGGCCATCACCGCGACCACACCCGCCGCCGCCGCGGAGGCGTCCCCGATCGGCTTCGCGTCGGTGAACGCGCTCGGCCGGAACGGCACCACCGGCGGCGCGGGCGGCGCGACCGTGACGGTCTCCACCGCGTCGGCGTTCATCAGCGCCGTGAAGAGCAGCGCGCCGATGATCATCCAGGTCAACGGCACGATCCCGTTGAGCGGCATGCAGGACGTCGCCTCGGACAAGACGATCATCGGGGTCGGCACCGCCGGCCGGATCACCGGTGGCGGCCTGGACGTCGACGGCACCAGCAACGTGATCATCCGCAACCTGACCTTCACCGGCGCGGGCGACGACGCCATCAACATCACCGACGGCGCGCACCACGTGTGGGTCGACCACAACGACATCTCGGGCGCCTCGGACGGCGCGCTCGACGTGAAGCGCGGCTCGGACTACGTCACCGTGTCCTGGAACAGGTTCCACGACCAGACGAAGAACTCGCTCGTCGGCCACTCCGACGGCAACGGCGGCCAGGACCGCGGCAAGCTGCGCATCACCTACCACCACAACCTCTTCGACGGCACGGCCGAGCGCAACCCGCGCGTGCGGTTCGCCGACCCGGTGCACGTGTTCAACAACTACTACCGGAACATCCGGGGCACCGACTCCTACGGCGCGGCGACCGCCATGGACGCGGGCGTGCTCGTCGAGGGCAACTACTTCGACAACGTCGCCGCGCCGACGAAGATCCAGATCTTCGAGTCGGACCCCGGCCGCCTGGTGCAGCGCAACAACGTGTTCGTGAACTCCGGCGCACCCGAGTCGGACGGCACGGTCGTCGAGCCGCGCACCTACTACCAGTACTCGGTGGACGACCCGAACACCGTGCCCGCCTCCGTCGGCGCCGGCGCGGGCGTCGGCAAGCTCGGCAACCCGACCCCGGACACCACCGCGCCCAGCGCCCCGAGCGGCCTGCGCGCCACGGCGTCCACGTCGTCCAGCATCACCCTCGGCTGGACCGCCTCCACGGACGACGTCGGCGTCACCGGCTACACGGTGCACCGGCAGGGCGGCGCGCAGGTCGGCACGTCGAGCACGCCTGGCTTCACCGCCACGGGCCTGGCCGCGAACACCGACCACACGTTCTACGTCGTGGCCCGCGACGCGGCCGGCAACACCTCGCCCGCGTCCGGCGCGGTCACCGCGCGCACGGCCGACGGCCCCGTCCCGCCGACCGGAGGACCGGTGGGCTTCGCGTCGGTGAACGCGCTCGGCCAGAACGGCACCACCGGAGGCGCGGGCGGTCCCGAGGTCACCGTCACCAACGCCGCCGACTTCATCGCCAACATCAAGGCCGACGGGCCGCGCGTGGTCCGCGTGCAGGGCCTCATCACCCTGCCGGCCGGCATGTACGACGTGTCGTCCGACAAGACGATCATCGGCGTGGGCTCCGCGTCGGGCATCACCGGCGGCGGGCTGAACGTCGGCCTGCCGGTGTCGAACGCGACCTCTCCCCCGGCGAACGCCGTGCACAACGTGATCATCCGCAACATGGTGTTCCGGGGCGCGAACGACGACTCGATCAACGTCCAGATGTTCAGCCACCACATCTGGATCGACCACAACGACCTGTCGGCGGGCAAGGACGGCCTGATCGACATCAAGCGCGGGTCCAGCTACGTGACCGTGTCGTGGAACCACACGCACAACCACACCAAGAACATGCTGCTGGGCCACGACGACGGCAACGGCGCCCAGGACATCGGCTACCTGAAGGTCACCTACCATCACAACTGGTTCGACAAGACCCCGCAGCGCAACCCGCGCGTGCGGTTCGGCAACCCGGTCCACGTGTTCAACAACTACTTCTTCGACAACAGCGACGTCGGCGTGGCGTGCCAGGCGCAGGCGGGCTGCTGGGTGGAGGGCAACCACTTCGACGACGTCGAGGAGCCCATGACCACCAGCTACGCGGGCCCCAAGGGCAACATCGTGCAGAAGGACAACCTGTTCACCGGTGAGTCCGGGAACCCGGTGGTGGGCGGCTCCGTCCAGGACCCGCGCACCTACTACCAGTACACGACCGACCCGGCGGCGAACGTGAAGGCGCTCGTCACCGCGGGCGCGGGCACCGGCAGGATCTGA
- a CDS encoding alpha/beta hydrolase: protein MQLRFRALALTVAAGTALSGLVGTGPAAAQDAQQAQGATPIQWSTCADDVLAEIPAAERAKVSCANHPVPLDHARPRGPKITVALMKRPAEDQANRIGSLFINPGGPGGAGLIYSAYGGSFFQPEVMKRFDLIGFDPRGVGRSTPLRCFQTLEEADEVFGRMSAIPITRTEIRDTMAATVDYTDACARNAGPLLQHMSTEAVARDLDLFRQGVGDRQLTFVGFSYGTLLGATYANIFPSKSRALVLDGNVDPKLRTTNGPEYDRQRAKGGFELALDAFLDRCDAEGDKCAYSEGDPRAKFDEVRDHLRTEPVALPSGEVVTLSGYVGRVASDLYAPTRFKALAAWLQSVYAVLHPGAATFSAQEQAALLPPLNNRRGLADIRAGITADTPYEYDDSYYGVNCTDKPFLRVPELFPVLAAKWERESPTFGRYQAASDLLTCPTWPVPRPDRWAGPWNKRTPNPVVVVGNYYDPATQYEFSKRMTAQLGNARLVSVDAFGHCILGDSAGVDTLVTDYLVNLKAPADGQVFQPNAQPF, encoded by the coding sequence ATGCAACTCAGATTCAGAGCACTGGCTCTGACCGTGGCCGCGGGCACCGCCCTCTCCGGCCTGGTCGGAACCGGTCCCGCCGCCGCACAAGACGCCCAGCAGGCCCAGGGCGCGACCCCCATCCAGTGGTCGACCTGCGCCGACGACGTGCTCGCCGAGATCCCCGCGGCCGAGCGCGCCAAGGTCAGCTGCGCCAACCACCCCGTGCCGCTCGACCACGCCAGGCCGCGCGGGCCCAAGATCACGGTCGCGCTCATGAAGCGCCCGGCCGAGGACCAGGCCAACCGGATCGGCTCGCTGTTCATCAACCCGGGCGGTCCGGGTGGTGCGGGCCTGATCTACTCCGCCTACGGCGGCTCGTTCTTCCAGCCCGAGGTCATGAAGCGGTTCGACCTCATCGGCTTCGACCCGCGCGGTGTCGGCCGCAGCACGCCGTTGCGCTGCTTCCAGACCCTGGAGGAGGCCGACGAGGTGTTCGGCCGCATGTCGGCCATCCCGATCACCCGCACCGAGATCCGCGACACGATGGCCGCCACCGTCGACTACACCGACGCGTGCGCCCGCAACGCCGGTCCGCTGCTCCAGCACATGTCCACCGAGGCCGTCGCGCGCGACCTCGACCTGTTCCGGCAGGGCGTGGGCGACCGGCAGCTGACCTTCGTCGGCTTCTCCTACGGCACGCTGCTCGGCGCGACCTACGCCAACATCTTCCCGTCGAAGTCCCGCGCCCTGGTGCTGGACGGCAACGTCGACCCGAAGCTGCGCACCACCAACGGCCCGGAGTACGACCGGCAGCGCGCCAAGGGCGGCTTCGAGCTGGCGCTCGACGCGTTCCTCGACCGCTGCGACGCCGAGGGCGACAAGTGCGCCTACAGCGAGGGCGACCCGCGCGCCAAGTTCGACGAGGTCCGCGACCACCTGCGCACCGAGCCGGTCGCGCTGCCCTCGGGCGAGGTCGTGACGCTGTCCGGCTACGTCGGCCGCGTCGCGAGCGACCTGTACGCGCCGACCCGCTTCAAGGCGCTCGCCGCGTGGCTCCAGAGCGTCTACGCGGTGCTGCACCCCGGTGCGGCGACGTTCTCCGCGCAGGAGCAGGCCGCCCTGCTGCCGCCGCTGAACAACAGGCGCGGCCTGGCCGACATCCGCGCCGGGATCACCGCCGACACCCCGTACGAGTACGACGATTCGTACTACGGCGTGAACTGCACCGACAAGCCGTTCCTGCGCGTGCCGGAGCTGTTCCCGGTGCTGGCCGCGAAGTGGGAGCGCGAGTCGCCCACGTTCGGCCGCTACCAGGCCGCGTCGGACCTGCTGACCTGCCCGACCTGGCCGGTGCCGCGCCCGGACCGCTGGGCGGGCCCGTGGAACAAGCGCACGCCGAACCCGGTCGTCGTGGTGGGCAACTACTACGACCCGGCCACGCAGTACGAGTTCTCCAAGCGGATGACCGCGCAGCTCGGCAACGCGCGGCTCGTCAGCGTGGACGCGTTCGGGCACTGCATCCTCGGCGACAGCGCGGGCGTCGACACCCTGGTGACCGACTACCTGGTCAACCTCAAGGCCCCGGCCGACGGCCAGGTCTTCCAGCCCAACGCCCAACCGTTCTGA
- the egtD gene encoding L-histidine N(alpha)-methyltransferase yields MTEPVLDVHLTPEDAAVALRAEARAGLTAYPKWVSPKWFYDAVGSRLFEEITRLPEYYPTRAEREILLERAAEVAATTGAHALVELGSGSSEKTRLLLSALRDQGSLREFVPLDVSSSALVEAARAILADYPGLHVHGVVGDFTEHLDLLPGTSPRLVAFLGGTIGNLIPEERAKFLSSVRDVLDGGEWLLLGTDLVKDPDVLVRAYDDARGVTAEFNRNVLRVLDRELDADFDPDDFAHVALWNAEEEWIEMRLRAVRPVKAHVAALGLDVTFAEGEELRTEVSAKFRREGVERELGAAGFELHRWWTDAEGRFALSLARAAA; encoded by the coding sequence ATGACCGAGCCTGTGCTGGACGTGCACCTGACGCCCGAGGACGCCGCGGTCGCGCTGCGCGCCGAGGCGAGGGCCGGGCTGACCGCGTACCCCAAATGGGTGTCACCCAAGTGGTTCTACGACGCGGTCGGCAGCCGGCTGTTCGAGGAGATCACCCGACTGCCCGAGTACTACCCGACCCGCGCGGAGCGGGAGATCCTGCTGGAGCGGGCGGCGGAGGTCGCGGCGACGACCGGCGCGCACGCCCTCGTCGAGCTGGGGTCCGGTTCGTCGGAGAAGACGCGGCTGCTGCTCAGCGCGCTGCGCGACCAGGGCTCGCTGCGCGAGTTCGTGCCCCTGGACGTGTCGTCGTCGGCGCTGGTCGAGGCGGCGCGGGCGATCCTCGCCGACTACCCCGGCCTGCACGTGCACGGCGTGGTCGGCGACTTCACCGAGCACCTCGACCTGCTGCCCGGCACGTCACCGCGCCTGGTGGCGTTCCTCGGCGGCACCATCGGCAACCTGATCCCCGAGGAGCGCGCCAAGTTCCTCTCCTCGGTGCGCGACGTCCTCGACGGAGGGGAGTGGCTGCTGCTGGGCACCGACCTCGTCAAGGACCCGGACGTGCTGGTCCGCGCCTACGACGACGCCCGGGGCGTGACGGCGGAGTTCAACCGGAACGTGCTGCGCGTCCTCGACCGGGAGCTGGACGCCGACTTCGACCCGGACGACTTCGCGCACGTCGCGCTGTGGAACGCCGAGGAGGAGTGGATCGAGATGCGGCTCCGGGCCGTGCGGCCGGTCAAGGCGCACGTGGCGGCGCTCGGCCTCGACGTGACGTTCGCCGAGGGGGAGGAGCTGCGCACCGAGGTGTCGGCGAAGTTCCGGCGCGAGGGCGTGGAGCGCGAGCTGGGCGCCGCCGGGTTCGAGCTCCACCGCTGGTGGACCGACGCCGAGGGCCGGTTCGCGCTCTCCCTGGCCCGCGCCGCCGCCTGA
- the egtC gene encoding ergothioneine biosynthesis protein EgtC: MCRHLGYLGPAVPVSTLVHDPPHSLVRQSYAPGDMRGGGTVNVDGYGVGWYPAPGGPAVRYRRAGTIWSDENLAQLCRVAVSGAVLAAVRSATVGMPVADTACAPFTDGRWLFSHNGRVAGWPGSVVDLARALPTAALLTLDAPTDSALLWALVRSRLAAGEGPAAALAGVVSDVAAAAPGSRLNLLITDGTALAGTTWTHSLWVRAGGGAVTLASEPLDDDPRWREVPDGCVVAADVSTVDVQPIGRG; this comes from the coding sequence GTGTGCCGCCACCTGGGTTACCTGGGTCCCGCCGTGCCCGTGTCCACCCTGGTGCACGACCCGCCGCACTCGCTGGTGCGGCAGTCGTACGCGCCGGGGGACATGCGCGGCGGCGGCACGGTCAACGTGGACGGCTACGGCGTGGGCTGGTACCCCGCGCCGGGCGGTCCGGCGGTGCGCTACCGCCGGGCGGGCACGATCTGGTCGGACGAGAACCTGGCGCAGCTGTGCCGGGTGGCGGTGTCGGGCGCGGTGCTGGCCGCGGTGCGGTCGGCGACGGTGGGCATGCCGGTGGCCGACACCGCGTGCGCGCCGTTCACCGACGGCCGGTGGCTGTTCAGCCACAACGGCCGCGTGGCCGGCTGGCCGGGGTCCGTCGTGGACCTCGCGCGGGCGCTGCCCACGGCCGCGCTGCTGACGCTGGACGCGCCGACCGACTCGGCGCTGCTGTGGGCGCTGGTGCGGTCCCGGCTGGCGGCGGGCGAGGGCCCCGCCGCCGCGCTGGCCGGCGTGGTGTCCGACGTGGCCGCCGCCGCACCCGGCTCCCGGCTCAACCTGCTGATCACCGACGGCACCGCGCTCGCCGGCACCACGTGGACCCACTCCCTGTGGGTGCGCGCGGGTGGCGGCGCGGTGACGCTCGCCTCCGAGCCGCTCGACGACGACCCGCGCTGGCGCGAGGTCCCCGACGGGTGCGTCGTCGCGGCTGATGTGTCTACAGTGGACGTTCAACCGATTGGACGAGGATGA